The following proteins are encoded in a genomic region of Sulfurovum indicum:
- a CDS encoding Ig-like domain-containing protein, with protein sequence MFKKENLFTGYLVAGMLLGISGTLHAAGTIEDPKVLPVVLPKSAASVKTSGVSSVKPYAEGEVIVVMNESLSASEASTVLAQKKIKVLKEYKNLSNRSKSSYMLVSGDTSTEELVAQLKKDPNVKSVSPNYRRTISATTPNDPGFGDLWGLHNTGQVVNGTSGTADADIDAPEAWDSSTGSLDVVVAVFDTGVDYTHEDLSANMWVNPGEIPGNGIDDDSNGYIDDVYGYDFAGGTDGSNDPDPMDIMGHGTHVSGTIGAEANNGVGVSGVNWDVKIMAIKVFRPDLGAYDSDILEAVDYVLNMKNNYGVNIAAINASYGGLCGTNFQTDPMNDAIKSLGDAGIVFAAAAGNGGADGVGDDNDVTPECPASYDASNIIAVAATDQNDNLASFSNYGATSVDIAAPGTNILSTLPSFEMPDTTIFSDNVESGQGAWAASGSWAITTETANTPTHAWSDSPYGDYANNTDASLTYSTDIDLSGYTGQNIGLGACLKFDIEEGWDYLYIEASGDSGSNWTTLGSITGTQSTWGCGGVVIPDYLKTANFRMRLRLVTDVDVTRDGVYVDDIAIGAINPSNTYAYWAGTSMATPHVTGSVALMAAVFSGETVAERIDRILNGVDILPSLNGKVVTGGRLNIATSINLPGNHSPVAQNDTATTLEDSSVDIAVLANDSDADGDTLSISAVTSPANGTAIINGTQVTYTPDSDYSGSDSFSYTVSDGIGGTATATVSVTVTAVNDAPVAQNDTATVEVNSSVIIAVLSNDSDVDGDTLSISAVTSPANGTAIINGTQITYTPDINYTGSDSFTYTVSDGNGGTDTATVSVTVGADSGSGGGGGCTYNPHSKSIDAMMLLMMMMSLFYPLRRKYFK encoded by the coding sequence ATGTTTAAAAAAGAGAATTTGTTCACCGGTTATCTTGTTGCCGGTATGTTGCTGGGGATCTCCGGCACTCTTCATGCTGCCGGAACAATAGAGGATCCCAAAGTCCTTCCCGTTGTGCTTCCAAAGAGTGCTGCATCGGTAAAAACATCCGGTGTCTCTTCTGTAAAACCGTATGCGGAAGGAGAGGTTATTGTTGTGATGAACGAGAGTCTCTCTGCCTCAGAAGCTTCAACGGTTTTGGCACAGAAGAAGATCAAAGTGCTCAAAGAGTATAAAAATCTTTCAAATAGAAGCAAGAGCTCCTATATGCTGGTATCGGGCGACACTTCTACCGAAGAGCTTGTGGCACAATTGAAAAAAGATCCGAATGTCAAATCAGTTTCGCCAAACTACAGACGTACGATCAGTGCAACAACACCAAATGATCCTGGGTTTGGCGACTTATGGGGGCTGCACAATACCGGCCAGGTTGTGAACGGTACGAGCGGAACAGCCGATGCTGACATCGATGCGCCTGAAGCCTGGGACAGCTCAACGGGCTCGTTGGATGTGGTTGTCGCGGTCTTTGATACGGGTGTGGATTATACCCATGAAGATCTCTCTGCCAATATGTGGGTCAATCCGGGTGAGATACCCGGGAATGGTATAGATGATGACAGCAACGGGTATATTGATGATGTGTACGGATACGATTTTGCAGGAGGGACCGATGGCAGTAATGACCCTGACCCGATGGATATCATGGGGCACGGAACACATGTCTCCGGTACCATAGGAGCAGAAGCGAATAACGGTGTGGGGGTCTCAGGTGTGAACTGGGATGTGAAGATCATGGCGATCAAAGTATTCAGGCCTGATCTGGGAGCGTATGACAGTGATATTCTGGAAGCGGTAGACTATGTACTGAATATGAAAAATAACTATGGTGTCAACATTGCAGCTATTAATGCCTCCTATGGCGGTCTCTGCGGTACCAACTTTCAGACTGATCCTATGAACGATGCTATCAAAAGCCTTGGAGATGCAGGTATAGTCTTTGCGGCAGCTGCAGGGAATGGAGGAGCTGATGGAGTTGGGGATGACAATGATGTAACACCAGAATGTCCCGCCTCTTATGATGCAAGCAATATCATTGCTGTTGCGGCAACAGACCAGAATGACAATTTGGCATCGTTTTCCAATTATGGTGCAACCAGTGTGGATATCGCAGCACCGGGCACCAATATTTTAAGTACACTGCCTTCATTCGAGATGCCGGATACCACTATTTTTTCCGATAATGTCGAATCGGGCCAGGGAGCCTGGGCAGCATCAGGAAGCTGGGCCATTACCACCGAAACGGCGAACACTCCTACACATGCATGGTCAGACAGTCCATATGGTGACTATGCAAACAATACAGATGCTTCACTTACCTATAGTACAGATATAGATCTTTCCGGTTATACCGGACAGAATATCGGGCTGGGAGCATGTCTGAAGTTCGATATAGAGGAAGGATGGGATTACTTATATATCGAGGCATCTGGTGACAGTGGTTCGAACTGGACGACACTGGGGAGTATAACAGGTACCCAGAGCACGTGGGGATGTGGCGGTGTAGTAATTCCAGACTATTTGAAAACAGCGAATTTCAGAATGAGGCTTCGTTTGGTCACAGATGTTGATGTAACTCGTGACGGTGTCTATGTTGATGATATCGCTATAGGTGCCATCAACCCTTCCAATACATATGCCTACTGGGCAGGTACCTCCATGGCAACACCGCATGTTACCGGCAGTGTTGCACTGATGGCCGCCGTCTTTTCCGGTGAAACAGTTGCTGAACGTATCGACCGTATTCTGAATGGTGTTGATATACTACCTTCACTGAACGGAAAAGTAGTAACAGGAGGGCGGCTCAATATCGCCACTTCCATTAATCTTCCCGGGAACCACTCTCCTGTAGCCCAAAATGATACAGCCACCACCTTAGAGGACAGCAGTGTGGATATTGCAGTGCTTGCCAATGACAGCGATGCAGACGGAGACACGTTAAGTATCAGTGCAGTGACATCACCGGCAAACGGTACAGCGATTATCAACGGAACACAGGTCACCTATACACCAGACAGTGACTATAGCGGTTCGGACAGCTTCAGCTATACTGTCAGTGACGGTATCGGTGGTACAGCCACTGCAACAGTGAGCGTTACGGTAACAGCTGTAAATGATGCCCCGGTAGCCCAGAATGATACAGCCACAGTAGAAGTGAACAGCAGTGTGATCATAGCAGTTTTAAGTAATGACAGTGATGTGGATGGAGACACGTTAAGCATCAGTGCAGTGACTTCACCTGCAAACGGTACTGCGATTATCAACGGAACACAGATAACCTATACTCCTGACATCAATTATACCGGTTCGGACAGTTTTACGTATACTGTCAGTGACGGTAACGGCGGTACAGATACTGCAACGGTGAGCGTCACTGTTGGGGCAGACAGCGGTAGCGGCGGAGGCGGAGGCTGTACCTATAACCCTCACAGCAAAAGTATCGATGCAATGATGTTGCTCATGATGATGATGTCACTCTTTTATCCGTTAAGACGTAAGTATTTTAAATAG
- the holA gene encoding DNA polymerase III subunit delta, whose product MYQREFDQRLKQFLPKAVLFYGDNHYLIDYYLGIYIQKLDAKESMLTLYYDEWSFEQAKGYLSQTSLFGGINLLIVKHDKKIPKKELEQLIALANKSEENYFIYGYTGTPADAKTLQSSYSEKKGGVWVRFFEPNIRDGIPLLQQKSQQIGLDIDHYALQHLMLVLNNNLALCANELDKLAILGIKVTSKDIDRLVYSTAPLATEQLLIDLFNKKPVTDTITKLLELGEDEASLLRSTQYFLNQIFLFHAYIKLHGHVDSAAILGYKLPKQIEEQKAQLALRIKSASLLKIFEHLLESEIEMKQAAATQREVLLYSILIKIQQYL is encoded by the coding sequence ATGTATCAAAGAGAATTCGATCAGCGACTTAAACAGTTTTTACCAAAAGCCGTACTCTTCTACGGCGACAACCACTATCTCATTGACTATTACCTCGGTATTTATATCCAAAAACTGGATGCAAAAGAGAGTATGCTAACGCTCTATTATGATGAATGGAGCTTTGAACAGGCAAAAGGGTACCTCTCTCAAACCTCGCTTTTTGGCGGTATTAACCTGCTCATTGTCAAACATGACAAAAAGATCCCCAAAAAAGAACTTGAACAGCTCATCGCACTTGCCAACAAAAGTGAAGAGAACTACTTTATCTACGGCTATACCGGCACTCCCGCCGATGCCAAAACACTTCAAAGCAGTTACAGTGAAAAAAAAGGCGGTGTCTGGGTACGTTTCTTCGAGCCGAACATTCGTGACGGGATTCCCCTGTTGCAGCAAAAATCACAGCAGATAGGACTGGATATCGACCATTATGCACTTCAGCACCTCATGCTTGTTCTCAACAACAACCTTGCACTCTGCGCCAATGAACTGGACAAACTTGCTATACTCGGCATCAAAGTCACAAGCAAAGACATAGACAGGCTGGTATACTCTACCGCCCCTCTTGCAACAGAACAGCTCCTCATCGACCTTTTTAACAAAAAGCCTGTCACAGATACGATCACCAAACTGCTTGAATTGGGAGAAGATGAAGCATCTCTGCTTCGTTCCACCCAGTATTTTCTCAATCAGATCTTCCTCTTTCATGCCTATATCAAACTGCACGGACATGTTGATTCTGCTGCGATACTCGGATACAAACTTCCCAAGCAGATAGAGGAACAGAAGGCACAGCTCGCTCTTCGGATAAAATCTGCATCCCTTCTCAAGATCTTCGAACACCTTTTGGAAAGTGAAATCGAGATGAAACAGGCAGCTGCAACACAGAGAGAAGTACTGCTCTACAGCATACTGATCAAAATACAACAATACCTTTGA
- the rpsF gene encoding 30S ribosomal protein S6 encodes MTCYETLFVVKPTLTEEEIAAQIAKVKEVLAKVNAELLATDDMGMRRLAYPVEKNDRGYYTVLFYKAEGAAIAEIERNLKINEEVIKFLTVKYVKNKEIAQFDNLVAAANKEKSESKSEEA; translated from the coding sequence ATGACTTGTTATGAAACACTGTTCGTAGTTAAACCTACATTGACAGAAGAAGAGATTGCGGCTCAGATCGCGAAGGTAAAAGAGGTTCTTGCCAAAGTAAATGCAGAACTCCTTGCAACAGATGACATGGGTATGAGAAGACTTGCCTATCCTGTAGAAAAAAATGACAGAGGGTACTACACAGTACTTTTCTATAAAGCTGAAGGTGCAGCGATCGCTGAAATCGAAAGAAACCTGAAGATCAACGAAGAGGTCATTAAGTTTTTAACTGTAAAATATGTTAAAAACAAAGAGATCGCACAATTTGACAACCTTGTAGCTGCAGCAAACAAAGAGAAATCTGAGAGCAAAAGCGAAGAAGCGTAA
- a CDS encoding single-stranded DNA-binding protein: MYNKVILAGNLTRDVEVRYTPSGSAIGSTAIATSRKFKSATGEQKEEVLFIDLTFFGRTAEIANQYLRKGSKVLVDGRLKLDQWTAQDGSKRSKHSVTVENLQMLGSRDENSAMGGNTYGGQPQGEPNYGAPAQESYSQPAPSAPQSAPEPASNIPEIDISEDEIPF, encoded by the coding sequence ATGTACAACAAAGTGATTTTAGCAGGAAACCTTACCAGAGATGTAGAGGTGAGATATACGCCAAGCGGAAGTGCCATCGGCTCTACAGCTATCGCAACTTCCCGTAAGTTCAAATCTGCAACCGGTGAGCAAAAAGAAGAAGTGCTTTTTATAGACCTTACCTTCTTTGGAAGAACGGCTGAGATCGCAAACCAGTACTTGCGTAAGGGCAGCAAAGTTTTAGTGGACGGAAGATTGAAGCTTGACCAGTGGACAGCACAGGATGGAAGCAAAAGAAGCAAACACTCAGTAACGGTGGAAAACCTTCAAATGCTTGGAAGCAGAGATGAGAACAGTGCAATGGGCGGGAACACCTATGGCGGACAGCCCCAGGGTGAACCAAATTACGGTGCACCGGCACAGGAGAGCTACAGCCAGCCTGCCCCATCTGCACCACAGTCTGCACCAGAACCAGCTTCAAACATTCCGGAAATAGACATCAGTGAAGATGAAATACCGTTTTAG
- the rpsR gene encoding 30S ribosomal protein S18: protein MAERRKFKKRYCKYCEQKVDFIDYKDLNALKFSLSERFKIMPRRLTGNCKRHQEMVTVAIKRARQTALIPYIVDRKNVVENPFEIIK, encoded by the coding sequence ATGGCAGAAAGAAGAAAATTTAAAAAAAGATATTGTAAATACTGTGAGCAGAAAGTTGATTTTATCGACTACAAAGACTTGAATGCACTCAAATTCAGCTTGAGCGAAAGATTTAAGATCATGCCAAGAAGATTGACCGGTAACTGTAAAAGACACCAGGAGATGGTAACTGTAGCGATCAAAAGAGCAAGACAAACTGCACTTATCCCTTACATCGTTGACAGAAAAAACGTTGTAGAGAATCCGTTCGAGATCATCAAATAA
- a CDS encoding class I SAM-dependent DNA methyltransferase: protein MANSSDSLDLYAKVEDLLGVKEAAPVLYAHYLLFLNSINFDILLDVGCGSGDFLRQMQGALGIPHVKGIDLSPVMVTQTKAQGIDAECIDLCMLDNSYDVITAVFDMLNYLDKAALKNFLKCVYEHLNEGGYFLCDINTLYGFEEVAVGSFIVDDERRFLTIDSEFDEGRYTSDFTLFEKEGECFRKYQETIRQYYHTLEEIVALSSLELVQYDEVVLYEMEQADKIFMVLKK, encoded by the coding sequence ATGGCTAACAGTTCGGATTCACTTGACCTTTACGCGAAAGTAGAGGACCTTCTCGGGGTAAAAGAGGCAGCACCTGTCTTGTATGCCCACTATCTTCTTTTTTTAAACAGTATCAATTTTGATATCCTGCTTGACGTAGGCTGTGGTTCAGGTGATTTTCTCCGCCAGATGCAAGGAGCATTGGGTATCCCTCATGTCAAAGGGATTGATCTCAGCCCTGTAATGGTGACACAGACAAAGGCTCAGGGGATCGATGCGGAGTGCATCGACCTCTGTATGCTTGACAATAGTTATGATGTGATCACGGCAGTGTTTGATATGTTGAACTATCTGGACAAAGCGGCACTGAAAAACTTTTTGAAATGTGTGTATGAGCATTTGAATGAGGGAGGTTACTTCCTCTGTGATATCAATACTTTGTACGGTTTTGAAGAGGTGGCAGTAGGCTCCTTCATCGTTGATGATGAGAGACGTTTTTTGACGATCGACAGTGAGTTTGATGAGGGAAGATACACGTCAGATTTCACACTCTTTGAAAAAGAAGGGGAGTGCTTTAGAAAATATCAAGAGACGATCAGACAGTATTATCATACTCTGGAAGAGATTGTTGCATTAAGCAGCTTGGAACTTGTACAGTATGATGAGGTCGTTCTTTATGAAATGGAGCAGGCCGATAAAATATTTATGGTGTTGAAAAAGTAG
- the hisG gene encoding ATP phosphoribosyltransferase gives MLTVALPKGRIAEQTLEIFGEIFGGEFRFEGRELIMEKEGFRFLNVRNQDVPTYVEHGAADIGVVGLDVITEKELDIIQLLDMQLGKCKVAIGIKNEDELDWSRPNIKVATKMVNITKNYFAKKAVGVEVVKLYGSIELAPLVGLADAIVDIVETGNTMRENGLKVAEDIMDSSAHLIANKNSFYAKKGEILSLYEKIKTVVERNG, from the coding sequence ATGTTAACAGTTGCTCTTCCAAAAGGGAGAATCGCGGAACAGACACTGGAGATTTTTGGTGAGATTTTCGGAGGTGAGTTCAGGTTTGAGGGACGTGAGCTTATTATGGAGAAAGAGGGCTTCCGTTTTCTCAATGTACGTAACCAGGATGTACCGACCTATGTGGAACATGGCGCGGCAGACATCGGTGTAGTCGGACTGGATGTCATTACAGAAAAAGAGCTTGATATTATTCAATTGCTCGATATGCAGCTGGGAAAATGTAAAGTAGCCATCGGGATCAAAAATGAAGATGAACTTGACTGGAGCCGTCCGAACATCAAAGTAGCGACCAAGATGGTGAACATCACCAAGAACTATTTTGCCAAGAAGGCAGTGGGTGTTGAAGTGGTCAAGCTTTACGGTTCTATCGAGTTGGCACCGCTTGTTGGGCTTGCCGATGCCATTGTGGATATTGTTGAAACGGGTAATACCATGCGTGAGAACGGCTTGAAAGTGGCCGAGGATATCATGGACTCCTCTGCACATCTTATTGCCAACAAAAATAGCTTCTATGCCAAAAAAGGGGAGATCCTTTCTCTGTATGAAAAGATCAAAACTGTTGTAGAAAGAAATGGCTAA
- a CDS encoding type III pantothenate kinase, with product MRSEELLLADIGNSRIHIYHNQKVRHLLPDDAIVDYGKEEIFYISVNQELEKRLQQETSWKNISGQIHLPNEYDTMGIDRKALCLSYDSGVFVDAGSAITVDVMERGIYKGGYIFPGLKAMLESYKRISPALDVPLVEHVDVTQLPLTTKEQISYGIIASIKTLIEKTSDKKRLYFTGGDGKYLAGFFRDGIYDETLVFKGMQHALKASKQMNN from the coding sequence GTGAGAAGTGAGGAGTTATTGTTAGCAGATATCGGTAATAGCCGTATTCATATCTATCATAATCAAAAGGTGAGGCATTTATTGCCAGATGATGCTATCGTAGACTACGGTAAAGAAGAAATCTTTTATATTTCTGTAAATCAGGAACTGGAGAAGAGATTACAGCAGGAAACATCATGGAAAAATATTTCCGGGCAGATACATCTTCCCAATGAGTATGATACGATGGGTATAGATAGAAAAGCACTCTGTCTGAGTTATGACAGCGGAGTGTTTGTCGATGCCGGGTCTGCCATTACAGTCGATGTGATGGAGCGCGGTATCTATAAAGGAGGTTATATCTTTCCCGGTCTTAAAGCAATGCTTGAAAGCTATAAACGTATCTCACCCGCTTTGGATGTTCCGTTGGTTGAACATGTAGATGTTACACAGCTTCCGCTTACAACAAAAGAGCAGATAAGCTATGGTATAATCGCGTCTATCAAAACACTCATAGAGAAGACCTCAGACAAAAAGAGACTCTACTTTACCGGTGGAGACGGCAAATATCTTGCCGGGTTTTTCAGAGACGGAATTTATGATGAAACACTTGTTTTTAAAGGTATGCAACATGCATTGAAAGCAAGTAAACAAATGAACAATTAA
- a CDS encoding tyrosine-type recombinase/integrase produces MTDILVAFEEYLSVTKALDALTVSSYLADLQQLASFTAKSLTGLDTADVLSFLSTFENKRTLNRKLSAINTFFTFCHRQNFTDEKIRIPMAKIPKNLPKYLSPEEIMAGVEMIDRSRLQGLRDYALILFLYASGCRISEALNAQRSDVLEGWLKIRFAKGEKERVVPLAPVALEALEAYLAEEKMSSSYLWLNYKGDVLSRISAYKIVKKYLGVSPHVLRHSFASSLIIGGADLRVVQELLGHSSLETTQIYTHIQKQNLQETMRSYHPLS; encoded by the coding sequence ATTACTGATATTCTGGTAGCGTTTGAAGAGTATTTGAGTGTAACCAAGGCACTTGATGCTCTGACAGTTTCATCCTATCTCGCAGATTTGCAGCAGCTTGCATCTTTTACGGCCAAATCTCTTACCGGACTTGATACTGCCGATGTGCTCTCCTTCCTCTCCACCTTTGAGAATAAACGTACCTTAAACAGAAAACTCTCTGCAATTAATACCTTTTTTACCTTTTGTCATCGGCAGAACTTTACTGATGAAAAGATCAGGATCCCTATGGCAAAAATACCAAAGAACCTGCCAAAATATCTCAGTCCAGAAGAGATTATGGCAGGAGTGGAGATGATAGACCGGAGCAGACTGCAAGGTTTGCGGGATTATGCACTTATTTTATTTCTCTATGCCAGCGGGTGCCGTATAAGTGAAGCTTTGAACGCGCAAAGAAGCGATGTACTGGAGGGATGGCTGAAGATCCGTTTTGCCAAAGGGGAGAAAGAGAGAGTGGTGCCGCTCGCGCCTGTTGCTCTTGAAGCACTTGAAGCTTATCTGGCAGAGGAGAAGATGTCAAGCAGTTATCTTTGGCTTAATTACAAAGGTGATGTACTCAGCCGGATCTCTGCCTATAAGATCGTCAAGAAGTACCTGGGAGTCTCTCCTCATGTCCTGCGTCACTCTTTTGCCTCTTCTCTTATCATAGGGGGAGCTGATCTGCGTGTGGTACAGGAGCTTTTGGGGCATAGTTCTCTTGAGACAACACAGATTTATACCCATATACAGAAACAGAATCTGCAAGAGACAATGCGCAGTTATCATCCTTTGAGTTAA